Part of the Candidatus Cloacimonadota bacterium genome is shown below.
CAAGATCATCATCGCGGGCAACTGGAAGATGAACAAGGACGTTTCCGAAACGGAGCATTTCTGCCGGGAATTGGCCTCATACCTGAAGGAGCATGACGCGGAGCGGGTTTTGCCTCTGGTCGCGCCGGTCCATACTTTTCTGGCGCAGGCCCGGAATATCCTGCGGAACCTTCCTGCGGCCATTGCCGCCCAGGATGTCAGCAGTCACAATGAAGGCGCTTACACCGGTGAGGTTTCAGCGGCACAACTGAGTTCACTGGGCATAACTCACTGCATCATCGGCCATTCCGAAAGGCGCCAGTACCATGCTGAAACGGATGCCCTGATCCGCGAAAAGCTGCTTCGGCTACGGGAAAACGGGATCACCCCGATCGTGTGCATCGGCGAAACCCTGGAGCAGCGCGAGCAAGGCGAAACGAAGCAGGTGATCCTGAAGCAGTTGGAAGGCTGCTTTGAGCAAATCGACATGCCCGCGGGCAAGGAAACCGTGATAGCCTATGAGCCTGTGTGGGCGATCGGCACAGGAAAAACCGCCAGCGCCGAGCAAGCCCAGGAAGTTCACGCCCTGATCCGCGCCTGGCTGCAAAACCGCTATGGGCTAGAGACCGCGCAAAATATCCACATCCTCTACGGCGGTAGCGTGAAACCCGCAAACCTCCGGGAACTGCTGCGTCAGGAAGACATCGACGGAGGCCTGATCGGCGGCGCGTCTTTACAAGTTGAATCCTTTCAAGCCATGATCGGCATCGCCGTTGAGGTAAGCCAAGGATACTAAACATGTTGGATATAAAGTTTATTCGCGCCAATCCGGAATTGGTCCGGAACGCGATCCGCAATAAAAATGAAAAGGCGGACCTGGATGCCCTGCTGGAAGCAGATGAGTTGCGGCGCAAACTGCAGTTCGACTTTGACCAGCTTAAAGCCAGGCAAAACCAGGTTTCCCAGACCATCGCCCAAAAGAAGAAGGCCAAAGAAGACGCAACAGATTTACTGCAGGAGATGAGCGTGGTGGCGGATGAAATCAAGACCCTGAACACTGCCCTGAACGAAGCCAACGCCCGGCTGGAAAACCTGCTGTTGCAAGTCCCCAATGTTCCTCATCCCTCTGTGCCGGTGGGTTCCGACGAATCCGCAAATCAGATAGTCAGGGAATGGGGCAGCAAACCCTGTTTCGACTTTGAGCCCCTTGACCACCTGGAAATCGCTGAACGGAACCGGCTTTTAGACCTTCCCCGGGGCGCCAAGCTCAGCGGGTCCGGCTTTCCGGTTTACACTGGCAGGGGCGCCGCGCTGGAACGGACTTTAATCAATTTCATGCTTGACTTTCACATACGGGAACACGGTTACACCGAGGTGTCCGTGCCGGTTTTGGTGAACCGCAAAACTATGACCGGAACCGGGCAACTTCCAAAATTGGAAGATGATATGTACCGGGTGGACCTGGATGACCTGTTTCTGATTCCCACAGCGGAAGTGCCGGTGACAAACCTTCACGCGGACGAGGTGCTCCGGCAGGACCAACTGCCTCTGAAATATGTGTCTTACACGCCCTGTTTCCGGCGCGAAGCAGGCTCCTACGGCAAGGACACACGCGGCCTGCAGAGGCTGCACCAGTTCAACAAAGTGGAAATGGTGCGCCTGGTGGAGCCGGAGAGTTCCTATAATGCTTTGGAAGAGATGCTTCTGGATGCCGAGCGCATCCTTCAGGCGCTGGGTTTGCATTACCGCGTGGTACAGCTCTGCACCGGCGATCTGAGCTTCGCCTCCGCGAAAACCTATGACCTCGAGGTCTGGGCACCGGGAGTGGGCAAATATCTGGAAGTCTCCTCAGTGAGCAATTTTGATGATTTTCAGGCCCGTCGCGCCAATATCCGCTACCGGGACAAAGACGGAAAACCGCGCTTCCTGCATACTTTGAACGGATCGGGGCTGGCAACGCCGCGGCTGTTCATCGCGCTGCTGGAAAACTATCAAAATGCCACGGGAGGGGTGGACTTGCCAACTCCCCTGACGGGATATCTGGCCCAGTTCGGTGGCGCCAGTTGAGATAAGGGTTGGATTGAACTAGGATGGAAGCCATGGACAAAAAAGAGTTCGACTTCTTTGAACTGTTGAGAATAGTGATAAAAAACCGCAGGTTCATCATCATCTTTGTGGCTGTGGTGAGCATTGGGGCTGTGATTTACAGCCTGCTGACTCCACAAGTCTGGGAATCCAGCGCCAGTTTTTATGTGGTGGGAGACCAGGCCAGCGCGTTGCCTTTCAACATTGAAGGTTTGAGTGGGCTCACCTCCAAGCTTTTGGGTTCCGACAACGCGCAAAATGCCATCAACTCCGTTTCTGCGATGCGCTCCAGAGGTTTTTCCGAAGATGTGATCCGCCGCTTCCACCTTATCGAGTATTACAAGATAACCGAAAAGGATTCGCTGAAGGCGATGGACTTGGCCCTGAAAAAACTGCGCAAAAAGACCATGAGCATCGACTACAGCACCGATACGGGGCTGGTGAGCGTAAGCGCGGAAACCAAGAGGAAAAAGCTTTCGCGCGACATGGTGGACTACTATCTGCAGAAATTGGAAATCTACAACAAGGAGCAGAAACTCACCAAGGGCAAGATGAACCGCGAGTTTCTGGAAGGCCGGGTGCGCGAAACAGAAGCGGAAATCGATTCCCTGCTTTACGCGGTGAAGGATTTCCAGACCAAACACAACGCCATCGATATCGAAACTCAAACGGAATCGCTGATCTCATCATATTCCGATGTGATCGCAGCCAAGATGCAGACGGACATCGAGCTGGAACTGGCGAGGAAAAACTATGCGCCGGACTCACCGATTGTAGCTGAATTGAAATCCCGCAGCGATGCTTTGGGCCGGCAGATCAGGGATCTGGAAGCCGGAAGCGGAGCGCTTAAGCCACGATATTTGATCGATATAGACAGCCTGCCAAGCCTCGGCACCCAATTTGCCCAACTGAAAATGAACCTGGAAATCCAGTTAAAAGTCTTTGAATTCCTCTATCCTCAGTTCGAGGCAGCCCGGTTGGAAGAGCTGCGTGACATGCCCACATTGGACATTCTGGACACTCCGCGAGAAGCTGGGATGCGGGTTCGTCCCAAGCGGGCAATGCTCTGCCTGATTGCTTTCGGGCTGGCTTTGGTGGCAGCGGTGATCCTCACGTTGATCAAAAACGTCTTTGACCAAAACAAAGAGCGGCTGCAGGAGATCAAAAAAGAGCTCTGACAGGGCTTTCACAATGATCCTGAAGCATCTGGCCCCCGGTCTTGCGTATCTTGGCACCGCTACTTTGGTGCTGGCAGCCGCGGCAGCCGCGCAGGGGATGGAACTTCCGCAGTTCGGTTTCATTGGCGCGTTTTTGAGCGCCTGGCTGCTAACCGTGCTGCTGTTTGGTGTTAGCATGCGCAACAGCCTGCTGTTTTCGACTCTGTTTTTCATCAAACCGCTGCCCACAGCCTTTGTTTGTGTGCTGTTTATCCTGCTGTTCACACTGCTGCTGGAATTCCAACGCGGAAAGCTGAAGCAGCTCATTATCCCTTATCCCGTGATACTGGCAGTGCTGATGGGCACTGCTATTTACGGAATCGCCAGAGCCCGGAGTGATTGGTACGCATATCTTTATTTCCTGTCCACTGCAGTATTGCCGGCTATCGCCATGC
Proteins encoded:
- a CDS encoding triose-phosphate isomerase codes for the protein MRKIIIAGNWKMNKDVSETEHFCRELASYLKEHDAERVLPLVAPVHTFLAQARNILRNLPAAIAAQDVSSHNEGAYTGEVSAAQLSSLGITHCIIGHSERRQYHAETDALIREKLLRLRENGITPIVCIGETLEQREQGETKQVILKQLEGCFEQIDMPAGKETVIAYEPVWAIGTGKTASAEQAQEVHALIRAWLQNRYGLETAQNIHILYGGSVKPANLRELLRQEDIDGGLIGGASLQVESFQAMIGIAVEVSQGY
- the serS gene encoding serine--tRNA ligase — translated: MLDIKFIRANPELVRNAIRNKNEKADLDALLEADELRRKLQFDFDQLKARQNQVSQTIAQKKKAKEDATDLLQEMSVVADEIKTLNTALNEANARLENLLLQVPNVPHPSVPVGSDESANQIVREWGSKPCFDFEPLDHLEIAERNRLLDLPRGAKLSGSGFPVYTGRGAALERTLINFMLDFHIREHGYTEVSVPVLVNRKTMTGTGQLPKLEDDMYRVDLDDLFLIPTAEVPVTNLHADEVLRQDQLPLKYVSYTPCFRREAGSYGKDTRGLQRLHQFNKVEMVRLVEPESSYNALEEMLLDAERILQALGLHYRVVQLCTGDLSFASAKTYDLEVWAPGVGKYLEVSSVSNFDDFQARRANIRYRDKDGKPRFLHTLNGSGLATPRLFIALLENYQNATGGVDLPTPLTGYLAQFGGAS